From the Mesotoga prima MesG1.Ag.4.2 genome, the window CGCTTCTCTTCACGAGACCTCATACCCTGTAATCGATACCCTGCCCTTCGCGTCATAAACTCGTTTCAGCATCTACTTTGAGCCTAACCCGACGAACTCCTTTTCGGTCATCCCGTGATGCTTTTGCACGGGATCTGGCTCTTTCTAAACACAAGATCCGGATTCGTTCTTATCGGAGGACGGCGGACCGGTGACGGTTGACCTGAGAAGTAGTTGTCATCCCGTAAAGCCTGCCATGATTAGCCTGCCCAAATGAGCGACTCTTCTGTCATCCGGTGATGACTCTGCACGGGATCTCGTCTCTTCAGTCTCGCCCTCTCTCCTCTTCTCGTAGTTTTGGACCAACAACCTGTACACGAAGTGTCGGAACGAAGAACAGCTCTTTTGCTCTTGTTCTCCAAGGACGGGTCCATGCTCCGGGACGAAGTACGAAGGACGGCTCTTCGCTCTCCAACTAAATCACTGCAATTCATGATACAATTTTAATGAACATCTGCATATACGTAATTATGCAGGTGTTCGTTGAAAGTGTTGATAAAGAGGTGAGATTATTGGACTCAACAAGGCACCAACTGCCTCAGAAGAAGATTATTAGAATAGATGAACTCAAAGATATGGGATATAGCTTCTATCGTATCAAGAAGCTTATCGAGGAGAATATCCTTAAGAAACTGACGCGCAAAAGCTATGAAAATCTAATCTACGAGGGAGATGAATCGGACTTTTACTATGTCAATGCTTATGTGCCAAGGGGTGTGATCTGCCTGATTAGCTCGGCAATCTACTGGCAGCTTACCACAGAGCGTTCCACAGCAATAGACGTGGCGATTCCCAGGAGCGACAGGATTTATACGATGCCAGAGTGGCCTCAGATTCAACTTTACTTTTACAGCAACATGCGATACAAAACCGGAATCGTGACTATTCACGAAGACTCGAATCAGTTCTCCATTTATGATCCGGAAAAGACAGTGATCGACATTCTGCAATATCGCGAAAGACTTGGCATTGAAGTCGCAAAGGAAGTGCTTGTTCAGTATCTCGCAAAAAAAGATAGAAACCTGAACAGACTATACAGATATGCCAAGGAACTCGGCAATTCAAAGATACTAAGAACCTATCTGGAGGTGTTGCTATGAACAAGGCAGCATCTGTAAAAGCCAGACTGAGAAATCTGGCCCGAAAGCAAGGCCGGAGTTATCAGGATCTACTGCAAATTTATGCGCTTGAACGAACCATCTACAGATTATCCCTCTCTCCCCACAAAGACAAATTCACATTGAAAGGCGGGATCTTTCTTTATGCGCTATTTGAAGGGCGGTTCCCGAGATCAACAACCGATATAGATCTGCTGGCGCAGAGGATCAGCAACGAAAAGGAATCTCTCGAGAAGGTTTTCTATGATATCTTCTCGGTAGATACCGACGATGGGATGCGTTTCGATCTGGAAAGTATGAACCTACGCACCATTGCAGATGCAAAACAATACCCCGGTACTCGGATAACCATTACGGCCTACATAGAGCGAACAAGATTATCCGTAACCGTCGATGTCGGATTTGGCGACTGCATAACACCCGAGAGGGTTCAGATGGAATTCCCGGTTCTGCTGAATGATCCGGAGCCGGTTGTATTCGCATACTCAAAAGAATCGGTTATTGCAGAAAAACTGGAAGCGATAGCCTCGCTGGGTTTCCTGACCAGTCGCTACAAAGACTTCTACGACATCTTTTTGCTGTCCAGATTCTTTCCTTTCAATGGCACAACACTGCAAGCCGCAATTGGGGAAACATTTAGAAATCGTGGCACACCGATGGAAGAGATCGTCGCATTCGAGAAGCAATTCATTTCCGATTCACTCCATAAGAGAAGATGGGCAGCCTTCGCTAAAAAGAAAAACACTACGTTTGATACATCTCTTGAGGAAGTTATAAGCCAAATCAAGAGCTTCCTAATCCCTGTACTTGAAGCCTTACAGAGAGATGAGATCTTCGCCTCGTACTGGGAGCCTGATGACCTAAGCTGGAAGTTCCGACGAGTGGGACAGAGGTAAGAGGTTAGAGTTTAGAGGTAAGAAAACCAAGATCTTTTCGCTCTTCACGTCTGTTTTTCGCGCCATGAATCGAGATCCTGGCCACAAGCATGCCAGGATGACTTGATATGCTTTCATTCCGTATTAAATGTGCCTAAATCCACCCTCTTCTGTCAATCCGTAG encodes:
- a CDS encoding type IV toxin-antitoxin system AbiEi family antitoxin domain-containing protein; amino-acid sequence: MRLLDSTRHQLPQKKIIRIDELKDMGYSFYRIKKLIEENILKKLTRKSYENLIYEGDESDFYYVNAYVPRGVICLISSAIYWQLTTERSTAIDVAIPRSDRIYTMPEWPQIQLYFYSNMRYKTGIVTIHEDSNQFSIYDPEKTVIDILQYRERLGIEVAKEVLVQYLAKKDRNLNRLYRYAKELGNSKILRTYLEVLL
- a CDS encoding nucleotidyl transferase AbiEii/AbiGii toxin family protein, which gives rise to MNKAASVKARLRNLARKQGRSYQDLLQIYALERTIYRLSLSPHKDKFTLKGGIFLYALFEGRFPRSTTDIDLLAQRISNEKESLEKVFYDIFSVDTDDGMRFDLESMNLRTIADAKQYPGTRITITAYIERTRLSVTVDVGFGDCITPERVQMEFPVLLNDPEPVVFAYSKESVIAEKLEAIASLGFLTSRYKDFYDIFLLSRFFPFNGTTLQAAIGETFRNRGTPMEEIVAFEKQFISDSLHKRRWAAFAKKKNTTFDTSLEEVISQIKSFLIPVLEALQRDEIFASYWEPDDLSWKFRRVGQR